The following is a genomic window from Campylobacter lari subsp. lari.
AAAGCTTGTTAGTAATGCTAGCAAAGGCGGAGTTTTAGATTTAGAATAATTTTCTTAATTTCTTTAAGAAATTAAGAAATATCTTTTTAAATGTAAAACAAAATATGAAAAATTATGTTAAAGTGGCCGGGAGAAAGGGATTCGAACCCCTGGAGGTGTGACCCTCAACGGTTTTCAAGACCGCCGCTTTCGACCACTCAGCCATCTCCCGAAAGAATAAAAATATCAAGTGTTAACATCGCATTGGAGGCGACATCCGGATTCGAACCGGAGATCAAGGCTTTGCAGGCCCATGCCTTACCGCTTGGCTATGTCGCCTTGAGTTACCAAAAAGTGGTGCCCGAGGCCGGACTTGAACCGGCACGGAAGAAAAATTCCGAGGGATTTTAAGTCCCTTGTGTCTACCAATTCCACCACCCGGGCGGGTGATAAATGGAGCGGGAAACGAGATTCGAACTCGCGACCCCAACCTTGGCAAGGTTGTGCTCTACCCCTGAGCTATTCCCGCATTTTAAAATTGAAATTATACTTAACAAAACTTAATTTTTTATAAATTTATAATAATTAAAATTATCATATATGGACTATACTATACGGCATAATAAAAATTAAAAAATTATTTATTATAGATATACTATAATTTAACAAAAATTATTTTAAAAACAAGGATAGAAATATGTTTAATTTTCGAAGCTTATCAAGTAAACTTACTTTTATAGTTGGATTGCTTATAATTGCTATTTTGATTACAGTTAATATTATTAGCTATTACCAATCAAAAAATTCAACAAGTCAGTATCTTGAAGAAATTCAAGTGAAAACAATGTTTGATGTTAACAAAGCATATGAAATTTATGGGACAAGTAAAAGAACTGCTATTGATTCGATAGTAAAATTTATGGAGAAAAATCCGCATCCAGATATTAATGAGTTGTTTGATATTCTAGAAACCATTAGATACTCTGCTGGATATGATGTAACTTATATAGGTTTTGAAGAAGATGGAAAACTATACCAATCTAATAAAATCATAAGAAGTCCAGAGCAAACTGGTTTTGATGCAAGAACAAGACCATGGTATCAAGAAGCAAAAACAACAGGAACACTTGTAGTTTCTGATCCTTATAAAAGTATTGAAGATGGTTCTATAACAATTTCCTACACAGCACCAATATATGTAAATGGTAAACTTTTGGCTGTAGTTGGTGGAGATTACAACCTTCATACTTTTGCAAAAGATGTGCTTATATTAGGTCATTCTCAAAGTTCATATGCGGCAGTTTATGATAAAGAAGGTCAAATTATTTTTCACGAAAATAAAGATTTAATGCTTACTAAAAATGATCTAAGTATTAATATAGCTAATGCAGCCAAAGCCAACCCTGATTTAATCGATCCAAGCAAAGAAGATTCTTTATTTTATGCAAAAGATGGTAATAACAAAACCCAAGTAGTAACTTGTGTCCAAGCTTTAAATCCTAAATATATGGTTTGTTCGATTACCGATGAATCTGTATATTCTGATGCAGTTAATGAAGTTTTATTCCAACAAGTTATTATTGCATTTATAGCCATAATCATAGCATTAATATTGGTAAGATTTGCTATTATAAAAAATTTAAAACCTATTACGGTAATTACTGCCGGCCTTAACTCATTCTTTGATTTTATCAATCATAAAACCAAAGACTCAGCTATGATTAATGTTAATACAAATGATGAACTAGGTGCTATGGCAAAAGCTATCAATGAAAACATCACTAAAACTAAAAATGCTTTAGAACAAGATGCTAAAGCAGTAGAACAATCAGTTGAAACAGCTAAAGAAATAGAAGCTGGTAATTTAACAGCAAGAATAACAGCTATTCCTGCTAATCCTCAATTAATAGAATTAAAAAATGTATTAAATGATATGCTTAGTGTATTAGAAGAAAAAGTTGGTTCTAATATGAATGAAATTAACCGTGTATTTGATAGCTATAAAGCATTAGACTTTACAACAGAAGTTGCTAATGCTAAAGGTGGGGTTGAAATAACTACTAATGTATTAGGTCAAGAAATAGTAGCTATGCTAAGACAATCTTCTGAATTTGCTAATTTACTTGCAACACAAAGTGGTAAATTACAAAGTGCTGTTAGAGAATTAACAGATTCTTCATCAAGCCAAGCTTCTTCTTTGGAAGAAACAGCTGCTGCTTTAGAAGAGATTACTTCTTCTATGCAAAATGTATCTCATAAAACAAGTGAAGTAATAGCTCAAAGTGAAGAGATTAAAAATGTTACTTCTATAATAGGAGATATAGCTGATCAAATTAATCTACTTGCATTAAATGCTGCTATAGAAGCTGCAAGAGCTGGAGAGCATGGTAGAGGATTTGCTGTTGTTGCTGATGAAGTTAGAAATTTAGCTGAGAGAACTCAAAAGTCTTTAGGTGAGATAGAAGCTAATACTAATATCTTAGTTCAATCTATTAATGAAATGGGTGAAAGTATTAAAGAACAAACTACAGGTATTACTCAAATCAATGATGCTGTAGCTCAAATTGATCATGTAACACAAGAAAATCTTAAAATAGCTAATGATAGTGCTGCAATATCTGAAAATGTAAATAAAATAGCCAATGATATTTTAGAGGATGCTAAGAAGAAG
Proteins encoded in this region:
- a CDS encoding methyl-accepting chemotaxis protein; its protein translation is MQNVSHKTSEVIAQSEEIKNVTSIIGDIADQINLLALNAAIEAARAGEHGRGFAVVADEVRNLAERTQKSLGEIEANTNILVQSINEMGESIKEQTTGITQINDAVAQIDHVTQENLKIANDSAAISENVNKIANDILEDAKKKRF